The Streptomyces noursei ATCC 11455 sequence AGGTACCCCGCCACGAAGGCGTCGCCGGCGCCCACCGGGTCCACCGCCCGGACGGGGACGGCGGGTTGGTGGTGCGGGCCGTCCGCGCCGGTGAACGCCGTCGCGCCGTCCGCGCCGTGCGTCAGCACCACCTCGCGGACGCCCAGGGCCAGCAGCCGGGCGGCGTCCTCGGCGGGGTCGCCGGCCGGCCCCGGCAGACACAGCGGCAGCTCGTCGCCGGAGGCGATCAGCACGTCCACGGAGGGCAGCCAGCCGCGCAGCACCTCGGCGGCCTCGTCCGCGGTCCACAGCCGGGCCCGGAAATTGACGTCCAGGCAGACCAGCGTGGAGTGCCGGCGGGCCAGTCGGAGGGCGTGCCCGGCCATCGCGCGTGCCGCGGGGCCCAGCGCCGGGGTGATGCCGGTCAGGTGCAGCACCCGCGGCGGTGCGGTGGCGAAGACCCGCTCCACGGCGGCCGGTGCGGGCCGGGAACCGGCCGAGCCGGTGCGGTAGTAGTGCACCCGGGTGACCTCCGGCAGCCGCGGCTCGAAGAGCAGCAGACCGGTCGGCGCCGTGTCGTCCCGGGTGGCGCCGGACACCTCGACGCCCTCGGCCCGCAGCGTCCGCAGCACCAGTTCCCCCGCCTCGTCCGCGCCGACCGCACCGGTCCAGTGCACGCGATGGCCGAGCCGGGCCAGGCCGATCGCGACGTTGCTCTCCGCGCCGGCGACCGAGACCCGCAGGGTGCCGCCGAGCTTCAAAGGGCCGTCGCCGCGCAGCGCCACCATGGTCTCCCCGAAGGTGAGCACGTCGGGTCCGGCGGGCCCGTCCGGTGTCCCGGTGCCGTCCTGTGCGGTGGCGTCCACGTGTCCTCCCCTGGGGCGTGCGAACGGTGCGTCGGCGCCACCCTGCCACGCGGCGCGCCGACGGACGGCGTCGCCCCGTATCGCCGCCGTCCGGGCGCCCGTCACCATTCGGCGAACGCGCCGTCCTCGTGCCGCCAGACCGGGTTCCGCCAGGTGTGGCCGCCCGCCGCGTCCGCCGCCCGGACGGCCGCCTCGTCCACCTCCACCCCGAGCCCCGGCCGGTCGGTCCGCAGCAGCGCGCCGCGGTCGAAGCGGAACGGCGCGGAGTCCACGACGTAGTCCAGCAGCTCGGCGCCCCGGTGGTAGTGGATGCCCAGGGACTGCTCCTGGATGAGGAAGTTCGGGGTGGTGAACGCCACTTGGAGGCTGGCGGCGAGGGCGACCGGGCCGAGCGGGCAGTGCGGGGCGAGATGGGCCCCGTAGGTCTCCGCCAGGGCGGCGATCCGGCGCAGTTCGGAGATCCCGCCGGCGTGCGAGACGTCGGGTTGCACCACCGCGACCCCGGCCTGGAGCGGAGCCAGGAACTCACGGCGGGTGTAGAGACGTTCACCGAGTGCGAGCGGAACGCCGGACGCGGCGACGAGGCCGGGGAGGGCCTCCGCCTGCTCGGGGAGGACGGGCTCCTCGGCGAACAGCGGCGCGTACTCCGCCAGCAACGGCAGCAGCCTGCGGGCATTGGAGGGGGAGACGCGGCCATGGAAATCGAGGGCGAAGTCCCGCTCGTCGCCGAGGACTTCACGGGCGGTCTCGGCGCGCCGCAGGCAGGCGCGCACCTCCGCCCGGGTCGCCAGCGGGGACATCCGCCCGCAGCCGTTCATCTTCACGGCGGTGAAGCCTGCCTCGATCTGCGCGGCCAGTGCGTCCCGGATCTCCGCCGGCTCGTCGCCACCGACCCAGGCATAGGCCCGCACCCGATCGCGCACCGGCCCGCCCAGCAACTGGTGGACGGGGAGCCCGCAGCGCTTCCCCTTGATGTCCCACAGCGCCTGGTCCAGGCCGGCGACGGCGGAGGAGAGCACCGGGCCGCCCCGGTAGAAGCCCCCCTTGGTCATCACCTGCCAGTGGTCCTCGATGCGCGCCGGATCCTGCCCGAGGAGGTGTTCCGCCAGCACCGCCACGGCCGCCCGGACCGGCTCGGCCCGCCCCTCGACCACCGGCTCGCCCCAGCCCACGACGCCGTCGTCGGTCTCCACCCGGACGAACAGCCAGCGCGGCGGGGCGAGGAAGGTCTCGATGCGGGTGATCTCCGGGGATCCGGCCATGGCGCGGGGACCGTCCTTCCGTCGCGGGTGTCCGTCGAGGAGAGGCGCCCGCCCCTCCCTACGACTCGCCTCTACCCTCGCCCGGCGTCCCCGGCCCCTCGCCGACCGCCCTTGCCCCGGTCCCGCGCTACGGATGCTCGCGCGCCGACTTGTCGAGCAGCTCCAGCATCGCCATGTACGCCCCGTCCAGGTCCCGGTCCCGGACGGCCTCGGCCACCGCCGCATGGACGCCGTACGGATGCTCGAAGGCGTCGCCGGAGGCGTACACCTGCCGGCCGCGCTGGATGATCACGGGCACGATCACCCGGTGCATCTGCGCGTAGAAGCGGTTGTTGGAGGCGAGCAGCATCGCGGTGTGGAAGGAGGCGTCGGCGCGCACGAGCAGCACGGGATCCTCCTCGGTCGCCGACATCGCGGTCAACGCGGCGTTCAGGGCGTCCAGGTCGTCGTCGGTACGGCGCTCGGCGGCCAGGGCGGCCGCCGCGGGCTCGATGGACCGGCGGAGTTCGAGCATGTCGGCGAAGAAGTCGGACGAGGCGCCGGCCGCCAGCTTCCAGCGCAGCACGTCGGAGTCGAGGAGGTTCCACTCCTCCCGGGGCCGCACATAGGTGCCGTGGTTCTGGCGGGTGGCGAGCAGGCCCTTGGTGGTCAGCACCTTCACCGCCTCGCGCAGCACGGTCTGGCTGACGTCCAGCTCCGCCATCACCTCCGGCAGGGCCAGGACGTCGCCCTCGCCGTAGCTGCCCTCGAAGATCCGCTTGGCGAGCGCCTCGACGGCCGCTCCGTGCGGCCCGTGCCCCGCCTGCGACGCCGGATTGCCCAACTGCCCCATGGTCGCTCCCACATGCCCGGTACTCCCGGGAACCCGTACTCCGCGTGCCGGTCGGTGCTCCCGTCGGTCGCCGGTCGGCCCGCCCCACAGCCGTCAGGGCGTACCGAGCACTCGACCCCGCCTCGGTGCGCCCTGAAATCCCGCCGTCCGACTCACCACTGCTTGCCGTTCCGTTCCCGTCGTCCCCTCACAGCTCCTCGGCTCACAGCGCCTCGGCTCACAGCTCCTCGGCGCTGCCGGCCGGGGGCGCGCCGCCGGGGCCCGCGCCCTTCTTCTCCGTCCCGGTGTCCGCGGTGAGCGCGCCCGGGCCCTTCTCGACGCGGGCGGCGGCGTGCCGGGGGTGCGGGCCGGTGCGGCTGGTGCCCGGGCCGAGCGAGCCGGTCCCGCCGTGCCAGGCGCCCTGCATCCGCACCCGCGCCGACTGCCGGCCGGCCGTCATCCCGGACACCGGGTGCAGCTCGCCGCGCTCGAAGCGTTCGGCTTCCTCCGGGTGCCGGGCGCGCCAGTAGGGGTTGTCGTGCGACAGTCCGCCGCTGACCCGCCCGTACATCCCG is a genomic window containing:
- a CDS encoding sugar kinase translates to MVALRGDGPLKLGGTLRVSVAGAESNVAIGLARLGHRVHWTGAVGADEAGELVLRTLRAEGVEVSGATRDDTAPTGLLLFEPRLPEVTRVHYYRTGSAGSRPAPAAVERVFATAPPRVLHLTGITPALGPAARAMAGHALRLARRHSTLVCLDVNFRARLWTADEAAEVLRGWLPSVDVLIASGDELPLCLPGPAGDPAEDAARLLALGVREVVLTHGADGATAFTGADGPHHQPAVPVRAVDPVGAGDAFVAGYLSALLDGADLAGRLARAATTGAFAAASRGDWEGAPTRAELSLLGAPPGTVVR
- the dgoD gene encoding galactonate dehydratase, with protein sequence MAGSPEITRIETFLAPPRWLFVRVETDDGVVGWGEPVVEGRAEPVRAAVAVLAEHLLGQDPARIEDHWQVMTKGGFYRGGPVLSSAVAGLDQALWDIKGKRCGLPVHQLLGGPVRDRVRAYAWVGGDEPAEIRDALAAQIEAGFTAVKMNGCGRMSPLATRAEVRACLRRAETAREVLGDERDFALDFHGRVSPSNARRLLPLLAEYAPLFAEEPVLPEQAEALPGLVAASGVPLALGERLYTRREFLAPLQAGVAVVQPDVSHAGGISELRRIAALAETYGAHLAPHCPLGPVALAASLQVAFTTPNFLIQEQSLGIHYHRGAELLDYVVDSAPFRFDRGALLRTDRPGLGVEVDEAAVRAADAAGGHTWRNPVWRHEDGAFAEW
- a CDS encoding FadR/GntR family transcriptional regulator; amino-acid sequence: MGQLGNPASQAGHGPHGAAVEALAKRIFEGSYGEGDVLALPEVMAELDVSQTVLREAVKVLTTKGLLATRQNHGTYVRPREEWNLLDSDVLRWKLAAGASSDFFADMLELRRSIEPAAAALAAERRTDDDLDALNAALTAMSATEEDPVLLVRADASFHTAMLLASNNRFYAQMHRVIVPVIIQRGRQVYASGDAFEHPYGVHAAVAEAVRDRDLDGAYMAMLELLDKSAREHP